TTCTTCTACTATCTGAACCCCATAATGCCCTTTGATTGCTGACCTAAATGATCTAGAAAGGTTATTTATCCTTCACTGCTAATATTAAAGGTGACTCATAATGATGCCAGTGTTGCACAAGGAGCCGTACGAGGCAAAGAATCCCATCTTACCTGGAACTGGCTTTTCTCCTGGTTTGGGCTGCAAACACAAGAcatggagagatgaagaaaggaaGCGATTAGATAAAAGCCTATTGATCCACCTTCCACATGGTCACACATGACAAAAACTCATATGATGACCAGGTTTACATTCACAGCCAAGCACACCGTAAGAGTAAACACAGAGAAGGCCCCTCTGCATCACTCAAAGTGGGTGAGGGGTCTTTTAAACCATGGCCAGACAGTTTAACTAATGGGTACAACACCATTTTCACCCTCATGAACAAATGATATTCAGTGACAATGAACCCTACATAACAGGCATTGGCTACATGAGAAATAACTGTTTCTCAAATGGTAGATGATGAAAAATTATGCCAAGCTTACACTGGTTAAATTCCCAGGAGCCAgtgtgtaaagacacacacacaatagcagtAAATCACTTTAGGCAAAGTGTCTGCTTAATATTTACATACGTGCTATTATAGCATGTATACAATGGATGTAATGGGTACAACTGCTGTCTTCAGACCTGGTAGTATGTTGGGGGGAATTTGTTCCGAAGGTCTAGCAGTAGAGCATCAACTCGCTGCCTCTGGAAGAATGAACTGggctcctccttcttcttcgaCTTCGGTTTCGTTTTCTCTGGAAATGACAGAAGCCAATAAACACGGATCACTTTACACACAGTCAGACTTTCTGTTTTTCCTATATTAGCAAACCGGTTTGCAGGAATAGGCTGTCATAGGCACCAAGATGAAGCCTGAAACTGAGGCGGGATTACGGTCTAACCTCTGTCCTCCTGGTCTTTGAAGTGCCACCAGTAGCCCTTTGATGGGTGGTAGCGGCAGTAAGACATGGCTTCATCAAATGCCGACTGGATACCGTGAACAGCCGATAGctacagagaaaagaggagggtaGAGATAGACAAACAAACGGTTGAAAAGAAAGCAACCCGGAAATATTTTGAATCAACACAATCATTTTTATGCATGGAGTTGAGAAATAACAATCAATAAGGTATCAAGaaatacacattcataaacaagAAAACCACTGCTATAAAACAGTTGTAGGTAGttataaacaaaacacacacacacagacaatttcACTCACCACTCTGGAGCTGATGACTGATCCTAAGTCCGGTGCTTGATAGACCACACCAGCTATGATGTAAAAGTCTGACAAGGGGATAACTGGAGAGGACACATGTAATGATATGCATACATATTCAGTGATACCATCATCATTTCTGACTGAAAAACCTTTACTCAGtagcatattttttttacaacagcTCAAGACTTTTTAACCTGAGAATACAAGTGCCCTAACAATGTGGTATATTTGTTTTACTTGTAGTATTGTTAGATTAGAGTGCGAGGTGTGTTCATTAGGGATTGATCAGTGATGTTTACCTTGTGTTGGCGACTGCCGCTGCTGTTTGCGGATGATGTACAAGATTGGCTCCTGTACGTGTAGCAGAATATACTCAACTCCCACCATCTGACTACCAGACAGAGAATTGTTTTGCAAGATCACAGGCTGTAGCTAATATGGCAATTATTAGAGGTCCATTATTAGAAGTAACTGAGAAAAAAATGACCTGGtgggtttataaaatcagtaaAAGTATTACAATACaaatagtttgttttatttagagACTTACTTCAAGTGCTCCAGGGTGAGACGCTGCATTTTGACAACTTCATTGTTGCAAGTTCGGTCGTAGAATGGGTTGCTTCTTTCGGAAAAGTAGTCCAGGACATTACCGGGGTTGAGAATGGGAACCCACCCACTATCAACCCATGATATTCCCAATAGGTTATCTAATGAAATTAAGATTAAGATCACTATTTTCTTTAGGCTGACCATTCATAATACAGTCAAAAGCAAACCGTATCAGCAAATGTTTTAATTGCCCACGACTCGTCTCCAACGACGCTAGCTCCTTGCTACTTAGCCATAGCTTAACTGTTTAGAGTGCACGTCACAGGTGAAACGTTGTGTTAAAAACACAATCCAATTTAAATACATCGCACAgtggcatacatactgtatctgtTATCTGAAGAAGATACACACTCCTTAACTTTTGATTTTTCCCTTTTGGGATAACGTTATCCGTTAGCTAGCATAACTAGTTGGTTAGCTAGCATAACGGACAAGCTTCAGCTCTGTATTTTATAGGTAGTCCTCAAAAGTAGCACAATCTAGGTTAATATTTATATAACATTAGCGGACAATCTACATAAAATGACTTTTGCACAAAAACCATAACAAAAGCACTTACCTCTTAAATCCATGGCCGCCATCTTGGATATAATTGCGCACACTGATGATGCAAGATAGTGGAGAAACGTCACGTCAAAGAGGACGAGGAAGCGAATGTAAGTGACCCCCAGTTAGAAACACATGAGAAATCAAACGGGTCGTATTTCATATTTTGTGCACTATTTGTCTATCTTTGATGTTAGCGAACATCAACTAGATCGTGTTGAAGATTAGATTACTTGGCAAAATATGTTGGGGCTAGTAAGAATGAACACCTTCCATATGATGGGCATGTGGAGTGGACTAGCAGCATGTACGAGGCAGAATTTTTCTCAAACGACCAGCAAGTATACAGTTGTTGTAGAGCGCTGTTGGCAAATTCCACTATCTAAAGAAGGTAGCCCACCCCGACTCAATCCACGACGTCATCGTGTGTACCGATTTGTTGAGGACACCAAGCATGGTTCTAAAGAGAAAATGGAGCTAATTCTTACACAGTCGGTGGCTAAGCTTGGAGGACGGGGTGATGCTGTGTCTGTTGCTAAATCGGTGGGCCGCAACAAGCTGTTACCTCATGGCCTGGCGGTGTACCCGTCGCCCGAGAACTTGGAAATGTTTgcagaagaaaaaagacaacTGCGGGAGGGAAAGCCAGAGGACAGGATTCAGACTAGCACAGGACAACGGACTGTGGAGTTCCTGAGGAATGCCAAGCTTGTAATTCCTCTTCACACATCCATGGACTATCATATATCAAAAGAAATTGTCTGCAGGTATTTCCATAAAGAGCTTGGAGTTGTAGTACCAACTCATGCCCTGACGCTACCAGATCAGCCAGTCACCAAAGGCGGAGAGACCTGGTGTGAGGTGACTGTGAATGGGGTCGACACTGTCCGTATTCCTATATTAGTTGAGTCTCACGAGGACTTTACACCCAGACGCCAGAAGAGACGGGGACAACAACAGAGTCCTGATACAAGAGAGGATGGGTCTCCGCTTTCTGACGAAAACCAGAATGCATAAACAATAGCATGAACAGAGAAATTGACTTTTTATGTGCAAAGAACACAACCTGGACATTAGAAACTATGAAACCGTTTAGTTGCATAATTGACACATTCAAAGTAGATGTCTTTCATGTTATATAATTGCTTTCTAACATGGTGATTGGGGTGACACCTCATGAGTGATCAGTactcctgaaaaaaaaaggatgcaCCTCTGCACTGAAAATTGGACTGATTTTCGGGCTTGGCctggtgaaaatgtgtgtgctaTTAAAATATGtcaacaatgactttgtttcCTTTGTTTAAGAACACCCTTAaacatgcacactaacacacacgcacactaagaGACTAATTTATCAGACCAATTTATCAATAGTTTTGAACCACAATTGGTTTACATTCATGTGTTGGCACCTGTTTTATCCCGGAGTCTTAGAGAGCTACTGAACAACTGAACCTTATCTAATAAAGCATTTGCTtggtcattttttaaatgtgtcaaAAGCTTTCTTGTTTGCATCTGACTTgcaggaaaacaaaaaagtccagattcttgtttttttcattttgttaagtacctacatttacatttagtcatttagcagacgcttttatccaaagcgacgtacaaaggagagaacaatcaagctatgagcaatagagacctagtgtaacaataattACTGCTTTACTGAATACATacaaaaagtgcaggaatgtaagtactataagtgcgagttaagaaaattcaccctagttacctcaggactccggagctgcatataagtatatttattagacaaacaaggtttatatagacagaagtgtagcgttcagtagggataaccacgtggtggatctctgacgtccgaggcaaggatggaagttttgcaaggtcggaagaagcttatcacctctggtctaaacatgctcatgtagatatgcagactaagtggcacctaatattctaagttacacacacgcagaaacacagaaaagccatgttcctgcttacataaatACATGATTTATATagggtaattaataatacaaggcacttgattattatattcttaagtcattaacagtgtttggaaattatctccatcagtacTAGTTTGAGGAGATTTCATTAGAGGAAAgctaaggagagggagaggaagtgcaagttaggaaaggaggtgctctctgaagagttgggtcttcaagagctccttaaatcagaatcagaatcaggttttattggccaagtaagtttgcacaaacaaggaatttgacttggtaaagtgactgtagagagggacgcccctgctctagtagtgctaggcagctcgttccaccaacgtagaactacgaatgagaatagtctagattgccttactggcacagacggcagtgctaaacgacgctcattcAATGAACGCAGCATccggggggtaacatttgcccttacaagagcttATGTAGCTTTCACCAAAAAAGATTTTCATGCTGGGTTCTATTATGTGCTGCTGTACAGcactgtattattattataattattattatgtcttTGTTCTGATTATGAGACAATGTTGATTATAATACAGTAGATGTCATCAGTTTTGACACCGGATTTACATGAATGCCTATTGCTGTTCTAATAAGTGTATTTAGATATTTTCTATGATGTTTctagatatctctctctctctctctctctctctctctctcacacacactcacacacacacacactcaagcatgcCAGGTCTATTTTAAGTCAGAGGTTACAGGCCACGGCCATTATCCAACATGGGCTTACACCCACAGGGGCAAAAGCTGCAGTCAGTCTTTTGCCTCCTCTCTGGGGccagctgttacacacacacacacacacacacacacacacacacacaaacacacacacacacacacacacacacacacacacacacacacacacacacacacacacacacacacacacacacacacacagacgagagagagagagagagagagagaactgtgcTTATAAAAGCACCTGTGTTGGCTTTTTAGCACCTTGAGTTGGACTTGAGAGACTCTGAGTGTGTTGGATATTAGATTTGTGGCATAAGCATAAAAAAAATCGGAATCACTGAAAATATTTTATCCATGAGAGAGCTGTTCATGGCTCTGTGAATagcactctctcttccttgttgCGTCACAAGCAACACAATCTAATTGGTAGCTTAATTTGGTGTTACCAAGATGCCAAACCAGAttcctttcatacaaaacatgaTAAAGAATAGTTCTATGTTAAATGGCCAATGTCTTTGAGTCACTGCAACTAAAAATAGTATGTATGATTCTTTAATAAATATGATTTGACAAATGTTGAACATTTACTAGttaaaactttattttacaATATGGTGAATTGTGGCTCGGATATGCTGCTTATTTCCTCGTCATGATTGACTATCTTTTGAGTTGTATAAGTGGTGTatggtgtgggtttgtgtgtgtgtgtgagagagagagagagagagagagacacaccctATCACCACAAACAGCTGCATTACTGCTCAGTACTCGATGCAGTGACTGCTAGGAAGGCTGCCCACCGAATGTCTCAAAGGCTCTACCCCCATCTATTTGAGATTAACATTGTATATTCTCATATTGCTGCGTCAGAAAAAGGTGTGTTGTTTGGAAATCAACCAATAAACACCATGTCCAGCAACAATTAGGCCTGTTGTATTTTTCTAGATGCCCAAACTCCACCGACATTTGGAAACCGCTCTGTTGCAGTAATGTAAAACTGTAGCAATGACTAATTCGTTTctaaaaacgttttttttttcttttaacaaCATCTATATTTGTCTCTCACAAACATAATTTGAGATGCAGGGGAAAGCAAAGAATAGAGTCTCGTTTTGGAATTGGACTGTTATTGATACCGGGAATGCACGGCTTTTTACAGAGCACTTTATATCAGCATCGTGTGAAGCGAGAGCGCGCGGCATAAAGAGCGCATTTATCTCGCTTCATCTGCTATGACTACATTCCACTCCGACGGTACGCAGCACGAGCGCCGCATCGGGACACGTCTGGTCCTGTTCGTGAGGATTTATTTACTGTCAACGGTGGGAGGAGAGGGTCGTGAGAGCTACTCAGGACCGTGATTCATCCGTTCATAGGGCTTTTATTTGATTCCGAGCggtaacacatttaaaatatttcaCCCAAGACACTCAAATGGCTATCGCGTCTACCACAATTACGCGTCGTTGGAGAAACCTACGTTGTTGCGGCACTGGGAAGCAGAGTGAGATGTAGGCACGCGGAGATGGTGAGAGCTCACGGACTCAGCTGCAAAATTAGAGGCGGGCACATGTATATCAAAAATTTAGTCGACTTCGTCGTTTGTTTTTTACTGTGTGTACTAGTGTGACTTgcggtgtgtttttttttttttacctgaaatATTTCTTCTTGGGGGGGAAAGACATAATGAGTTTGGACCAGGGTGGGTATGATGCGGTTTGCCGCGCGGACAACGGAGCAGGAGGAGTCCTTAGCAGCGGCACCATCAGCGTTCCTCCGCGGCAACCCATTCACAGGGACCCTCGCTACTACCAACAACACTCGCGTCATCATGGAACCTCCATGGAGAAACAACCGCCACGCAACGATACGGCAGACCTGGTCAGACGCGCGCTTGACTTTAAGACTCAAGCCACACAGTGCTACAAGGATAAAAAATACCGGGAGGCTATCGGGAAGTACCACCGCGCTTTGCTGGAGATGAAAGGTTTATGTCGAGTTCTCGGGGACCCTGACACCGGCTCTAAGTCACCCTCCTCCGTGCTGTCCACGATAAGCAAGGCGTCTCTGACAGACGAGCAGAAAGGGGCCGTGGAAAACGCGGAGCTTGAGTGTTACAACAGTTTAGCAGGTAATTCTTTGTCCTGAAACCTCAGTTTGCACTGTCTCTCGTAAGGAAAATAAACCGAAAATGTTGCATCATAGGCTATGTGATGACCGCATGGTCAATGTATAATGCATGCAAAGCCATGAGATGCCTGAAGTAGTGTCTGTCCATTCCCGCTTACATCATCGCTCAGCTCGTCATCATCGTTTCCCAGACGCACCGGTTCACATCAGACTAAAGACATAAGCACAGCTGGTGTCCATTTTCCCAGTTGAATTCTTCACACTGAAATCGAATCTAATTTTGACTCCCGTGTAAAAAAATAAGGGGATACAAATATTcagcaaacaaagaaaaaggaaaacttGTTGATGAgttgacaaatgtgtgtgtaaataactCGAATTCttagtgttttcctgtgttcCTTTGCGTCAGCCTGTCTCTTGCAGATGGAGTTGGTGAACTATGAGCGGGTGAAGGAGTACTGTTTGAAGGTGCTgcggaaggagggggagaactTTAAAGCGCTTTACCGCTCTGGAGTGGCTTACTATCACCTTGGCGAATTCAACAAGGCGCTGTTTTACCTGAAGGAATCGCACAAACAAGAGCCTTCAGGTGAGAAGCGTCTCAGGATCTTTAACCTCTCAATGTATTCCTAAGAATGGACTGGTACCTTCGTTGAAAAATAGCATTCAGATGAATTATTTGTGGTTCCTTCAAATTCCTATTCTGTATGGTTTGGCTCAAATGCCCCAAAGTAAATGAGGTTTTGCTTAAACATGCCAGATGATAGATTTAGGAAAAGTACACAGGAACAACCTATTATTGAATGGCCCTCGACCAAAAGTTAAAAATAATTCGGTTAACTGCAAGAACCTAGGCAGTGCCAATTCATATTCGAACAATATTCAACCTTTATGTACTGACATACTGTAGCCTTACCCCGTTACAGTCTTTGCAGTTAagatgcatttaaaaaaaaaaatttgcagACATAATATTAGATTTTGTTGAAAATAAAGACAGACGCAGACATGAGTGAGAGGCGAGCATATAACAAGGTAAAAAATACATGTTGCCTGAATGTATTTTGATTTTGAGTGTTCTCACCATTGACATTCTCACAAAACATATTTATAATGTTTTTTCATTAAATCCTCATAGTATTATCACATTATTTACAAAAGTGTTGTCTTTGAACAGTTCCCTTTTACAGATCTCAGATGAGATAGGACTGTTACTGTTTCTCTACAAGCATAGTTTTTTACCTTATCTACAACTTAAATATTTTACATTAACTACCTGTATTATTCTTCATAAAAcagcatgcacagaaacactatAGGATCAAACAGGGACATCCAAAGAGCGATTTGCATTCCCAGAGTGCACTTTGATGTTTACTTTGCATGCTGCCATAACAGAGATGGAACCCCTATTGTTCTGAAATGGAAAGTATGGGCATAAAATTGCGGTACGGATTGCAGGCTCGCAGTATGTTTCCTCTGTGTCAGCGATCACAAACGCGATCACAGCGAGTACAAACGTGCAAACTAAGGTGTGGGCATCAGAGCCCCATCACGTGTTTCCTGTGTTGATCTGGggtcagtccacacacacatttcctttaaaaaaaaaaaaaaaagtttaatgtttgaggctttttgcctttattaCGACAGCACAGTGAAGAGTGACAGGGAACGAATTGGAGAAAGATTGGGATTAAGATTGGGAAATGATCGCAGGTCGGAACGTCGACCCATATATGGTTGTGATGCGCCACCGCTCCCCCAGGCATTTCCTTTTTAAATTCAAGACTGATTTATGGATTTTATCTGTTTCTTTTAAATCAGAGATCTTTGATAACACCCAAAGCAGAAATAACTAATGAGTTATCAGTACATCACTGCATAATAATGTGAGCTATACATTTACTTTGTACAAACAGTGATGGAAGGACCAAAGATTCCTGTTTCATTTATCCGCCATTTTACCTTTCCACCAGCAATGCATCGTTGATCATTCCTTTGAGTAAACCAAACAccatctcttcctgtctctgcaTTGCAGACACCAACGTGACTCGCTACATCCAGCTGACGGAGATGAAGATACGACGTAGTgtccagagagagaagaaggaggacctgtaaaaagaaaaataggagaaaaacaaaaacaaaaaacagagaaagacggGGGCCACACCTGTAATGCTGCCACCCCTGCACTGTGTGCTCTCACCCTCAAACACGTTTATCACTGCCCTGTGGCCTCCACCACTGGCTACCCTGCATGCATTTCTGCATACATCTACCGCTGAACAGAGAGCAAAGCTGGACTTAAACACAATCCATGCTAAGACAGGCAGATCTCACTTAATGGTTAGTCACAATTCTCATGAGCCATAGGTAGGTTCTCAACAA
Above is a window of Clupea harengus chromosome 14, Ch_v2.0.2, whole genome shotgun sequence DNA encoding:
- the med6 gene encoding mediator of RNA polymerase II transcription subunit 6 is translated as MAAMDLRDNLLGISWVDSGWVPILNPGNVLDYFSERSNPFYDRTCNNEVVKMQRLTLEHLNQMVGVEYILLHVQEPILYIIRKQQRQSPTQVIPLSDFYIIAGVVYQAPDLGSVISSRVLSAVHGIQSAFDEAMSYCRYHPSKGYWWHFKDQEDREKTKPKSKKKEEPSSFFQRQRVDALLLDLRNKFPPTYYQPKPGEKPVPVEVKKESDLPAETVKQEERETASKTPAPAPPSKPPPEKRARLQ
- the mrpl9 gene encoding 39S ribosomal protein L9, mitochondrial — protein: MLGLVRMNTFHMMGMWSGLAACTRQNFSQTTSKYTVVVERCWQIPLSKEGSPPRLNPRRHRVYRFVEDTKHGSKEKMELILTQSVAKLGGRGDAVSVAKSVGRNKLLPHGLAVYPSPENLEMFAEEKRQLREGKPEDRIQTSTGQRTVEFLRNAKLVIPLHTSMDYHISKEIVCRYFHKELGVVVPTHALTLPDQPVTKGGETWCEVTVNGVDTVRIPILVESHEDFTPRRQKRRGQQQSPDTREDGSPLSDENQNA
- the LOC105908152 gene encoding tetratricopeptide repeat protein 9A, which translates into the protein MSLDQGGYDAVCRADNGAGGVLSSGTISVPPRQPIHRDPRYYQQHSRHHGTSMEKQPPRNDTADLVRRALDFKTQATQCYKDKKYREAIGKYHRALLEMKGLCRVLGDPDTGSKSPSSVLSTISKASLTDEQKGAVENAELECYNSLAACLLQMELVNYERVKEYCLKVLRKEGENFKALYRSGVAYYHLGEFNKALFYLKESHKQEPSDTNVTRYIQLTEMKIRRSVQREKKEDL